One genomic segment of [Pasteurella] aerogenes includes these proteins:
- the dnaA gene encoding chromosomal replication initiator protein DnaA → MKPTSTSLWQDCLLLLQDQMSATDFDTWLRPLQADIPSENTIVLYAPNIFVRSWVETHYLEQITKLVQQLAQNTNLIVRVQDGIKPAAKPVETQEKAISQSVVTEETEVKNAYRSNLNTKQVFENFVEGKSNQLARAIAQKVANNPGEQSANPLFLYGGTGLGKTHLLHAVGNGICTHNPNARVIYIHAERFMQEYVKSLKSDTMEKFKKFYRTLDALLIDDIQFFAGKDGTQEEFFHIFNSLFESSRQIILTSDRYPKEIEKIEDRLKSRFGWGLTIAIEPPDLETRVAILLKKAEEKNQERREKEAKEAIILPEEVAFFVGQKLRSNVRELEGSLNKLFAMAEFKGEKVISIDFVRETLKDMLALQDKLVTVDNIQKVVAEYYRIKVSDLKSKNRSRSIARPRQLAMALAKELTNRSLPEIGKGFGDRDHTTVLHACRTIATLREEDNNIQEDWSNLIRTLSA, encoded by the coding sequence ATGAAACCAACTTCCACGTCGCTTTGGCAAGATTGCCTTTTATTACTACAAGATCAAATGTCAGCAACGGATTTTGATACTTGGTTGCGTCCGTTGCAGGCGGATATACCTTCGGAGAATACGATTGTGCTTTATGCGCCGAATATCTTTGTACGCAGCTGGGTAGAGACTCATTATCTAGAACAAATTACGAAATTGGTTCAGCAGTTGGCACAAAATACGAATTTGATCGTGCGCGTGCAAGATGGGATCAAACCAGCGGCAAAACCGGTGGAAACCCAAGAAAAGGCCATATCGCAATCTGTTGTGACCGAAGAGACGGAAGTGAAAAACGCGTATCGTTCTAATTTAAATACCAAACAAGTATTTGAAAATTTCGTGGAGGGTAAATCCAACCAGTTGGCGCGCGCGATTGCGCAAAAGGTGGCGAATAATCCGGGTGAGCAAAGTGCTAATCCGTTGTTTTTATATGGTGGCACAGGGTTGGGAAAAACCCATTTGTTGCATGCGGTTGGTAATGGCATTTGTACGCATAATCCTAATGCACGGGTCATTTATATTCATGCCGAACGCTTTATGCAGGAATACGTTAAGTCCTTAAAATCCGATACGATGGAAAAATTTAAAAAATTCTACCGCACTTTGGATGCGTTATTAATTGATGATATTCAATTTTTTGCTGGCAAAGACGGGACTCAAGAAGAATTCTTCCATATTTTCAATTCCTTATTTGAGAGCAGTAGGCAGATTATTCTCACTTCAGATCGCTATCCGAAAGAGATTGAAAAAATTGAAGATCGCTTAAAATCCCGTTTTGGCTGGGGCTTGACCATTGCGATCGAGCCGCCGGATTTGGAAACGCGTGTGGCGATTTTGTTGAAAAAAGCGGAAGAAAAAAATCAAGAACGTCGCGAAAAAGAAGCTAAGGAGGCAATTATTTTGCCGGAAGAAGTGGCGTTTTTCGTGGGGCAAAAATTGCGTTCTAATGTACGTGAACTTGAAGGTTCATTAAACAAACTTTTTGCGATGGCAGAGTTTAAAGGTGAGAAAGTGATCAGCATTGATTTTGTGCGTGAAACCTTAAAAGATATGTTGGCATTGCAAGATAAATTGGTGACGGTGGATAATATTCAAAAAGTCGTAGCGGAATACTATCGCATTAAAGTGTCTGATTTAAAATCGAAAAATCGTTCCCGTTCCATTGCACGTCCTCGTCAGTTGGCGATGGCGTTAGCAAAAGAACTGACCAACCGCAGCTTGCCGGAAATTGGGAAAGGGTTTGGCGATCGCGATCATACTACGGTGCTTCACGCTTGTCGGACGATTGCAACGCTGCGCGAAGAAGATAATAATATTCAAGAAGATTGGTCAAATTTAATCCGTACTTTATCGGCATAA
- the dnaN gene encoding DNA polymerase III subunit beta, whose product MQFIVSRENLLKPLQQVCGVLSNRPNIPVLNNVLLQITGDRLTLTGTDLEVELSTQTQLSQAEQDGTFTIPAKKFLDICRSFAEDAEITVSFEEDRAIVRSGRSKFNLTTLPAEEYPNLADWQSQVDFSLSHSTLRRLIEATQFSMANQDARYFLNGMKFETEGNLLRTVATDGHRLAVCTIALEQDLQTHSVILPRKGVLELARLLENGDQQARLQIGTNNLRIDLGNVIFTSKLIDGRFPDYRRVLPRNAQRIMVGNWETLKQAFARAAILSNDKVRTVRLQLSENTMKITSTNSEQEVAEELIDVNYSGEEMEVGFNVSYILDVLNALKCQQVRMRLTDASSSCLIEDVDDASAEYVIMPMRL is encoded by the coding sequence ATGCAATTTATTGTTTCAAGAGAAAATTTATTAAAACCATTACAGCAAGTGTGTGGCGTATTGAGTAATCGTCCGAATATTCCCGTGTTAAACAATGTGTTATTGCAAATTACCGGCGACCGTTTGACCTTAACCGGTACGGATTTGGAAGTTGAGTTATCTACCCAGACCCAACTTTCACAAGCGGAACAAGACGGAACCTTCACTATTCCGGCGAAAAAATTTCTTGATATTTGCCGCAGTTTTGCGGAAGACGCGGAAATCACGGTGAGTTTTGAAGAGGATCGTGCCATTGTGCGTTCCGGACGCAGTAAATTTAATTTAACTACCTTGCCGGCGGAAGAATATCCAAATTTAGCAGATTGGCAATCGCAAGTGGATTTTAGCTTGTCGCATAGCACCTTGCGTCGTTTAATTGAAGCCACCCAATTTTCTATGGCAAATCAAGATGCGCGTTATTTTTTAAACGGGATGAAATTTGAAACTGAAGGCAATTTATTGCGTACAGTGGCGACCGATGGGCATCGTTTGGCGGTTTGTACCATTGCGTTAGAGCAAGATTTACAAACGCATTCCGTGATTTTGCCGCGCAAAGGCGTATTGGAATTGGCGCGTTTGTTAGAAAATGGCGATCAACAAGCTCGTTTACAAATCGGTACCAATAATTTGCGGATTGATTTGGGCAATGTCATTTTTACTTCGAAATTAATTGACGGTCGTTTTCCAGATTATCGTCGTGTATTACCGCGTAATGCGCAGCGCATTATGGTGGGAAATTGGGAAACGCTAAAACAAGCCTTTGCCCGGGCGGCGATTTTATCAAATGACAAGGTGCGTACTGTGCGTTTGCAGTTGAGTGAAAATACAATGAAAATTACTTCCACCAACTCCGAGCAAGAAGTGGCGGAGGAACTGATCGATGTCAATTATAGTGGCGAAGAAATGGAAGTCGGCTTTAATGTCAGCTATATTCTTGATGTGCTTAATGCTTTGAAATGTCAGCAAGTTCGGATGCGTTTAACGGATGCTTCTTCCAGTTGCTTGATTGAAGATGTGGATGATGCCAGCGCGGAATATGTGATTATGCCGATGCGGTTATAA